In a genomic window of Occallatibacter riparius:
- a CDS encoding sugar kinase produces MSSGLQIRKDAELDFLSLGALVHRLDPGIIPFRKAGQCAIHVSGGEFNVAANLADCFGMKTAVVSAMSDYPVGDLIAERVRAMGVRAIYKHFKHNGVNGPNMATVYSDRGFGVRPPVVFYNRANEAAAQLKPGDFDWKGIFTGGVRWVHSGGIFAALSPTTAELAAEMMKAAKDAGAVTSFDLNFREKLWKVAGGESRAVETIHKIVEHVDVLVGNEEDLQKGLGIPGPEVGHKSKLDASVFFGMMENVSKKLPKVKAVATTLREVHSTNRHSWSAVAWLEGKTYTAPTAELDVYDRVGGGDGFAAGLIYGLLTGEAPEEAVRLGWAHGALLTTFPGDTTMATLDQVRSVAKGGSARIQR; encoded by the coding sequence ATGAGCAGTGGCTTGCAGATTCGGAAGGACGCGGAGCTTGATTTTCTTTCCCTGGGTGCCCTCGTGCACCGGCTTGATCCGGGAATCATTCCTTTCCGCAAGGCTGGGCAGTGTGCAATTCACGTCAGTGGCGGCGAGTTCAACGTGGCTGCGAACCTGGCCGACTGCTTCGGGATGAAGACAGCCGTCGTGAGTGCGATGTCGGACTACCCAGTGGGTGACCTCATTGCTGAACGAGTCAGGGCGATGGGCGTGAGGGCGATCTACAAGCATTTCAAGCACAATGGCGTGAATGGTCCCAACATGGCCACTGTCTATAGCGACCGCGGCTTTGGGGTTCGTCCGCCGGTTGTGTTCTATAACCGTGCGAATGAAGCTGCTGCGCAGCTCAAGCCCGGCGACTTCGATTGGAAAGGAATCTTCACGGGCGGAGTGCGCTGGGTGCACAGCGGCGGGATCTTTGCCGCTCTCTCGCCGACTACGGCCGAGCTTGCGGCGGAGATGATGAAGGCGGCCAAGGACGCCGGCGCCGTGACATCATTCGATCTGAATTTCCGCGAGAAGCTCTGGAAGGTGGCTGGCGGCGAGAGCCGTGCCGTCGAGACTATCCACAAGATCGTCGAGCACGTTGATGTACTCGTAGGCAACGAGGAAGACCTCCAGAAGGGCCTGGGAATTCCAGGTCCGGAAGTTGGGCACAAATCCAAGCTCGACGCGAGCGTGTTTTTCGGCATGATGGAGAACGTGTCGAAGAAGCTGCCAAAGGTGAAGGCGGTTGCCACGACGCTCAGGGAAGTGCACTCTACCAATCGGCACAGCTGGAGCGCCGTTGCCTGGTTAGAGGGGAAGACCTACACTGCGCCCACTGCTGAACTTGACGTGTACGACCGCGTCGGCGGCGGTGATGGATTTGCCGCGGGGCTCATCTACGGACTGCTCACCGGAGAAGCACCGGAAGAGGCCGTAAGGCTCGGATGGGCGCACGGAGCGCTCCTTACGACATTCCCCGGAGACACAACCATGGCCACTCTCGACCAGGTCCGCTCAGTCGCCAAAGGTGGATCGGCTCGTATTCAACGTTAG
- a CDS encoding SCO family protein, translating into MIRRLLTSSFLAAAILSGCHSTPRPDAPSAATDPRFKVYKMRGKVMSVNVAKSEVTVNHEAIPGFMEAMTMPYKVKDPNVVTELHGGDVITADVLVSQDPDADVLLDHIVVVGQGKPDYKPKVQYHVPAPGDQVPDFKLRNQDGRAISLSQFRGKQLLITFIYTRCPLPDFCPRVTREFAQINRQLQADPSLYNKTHLLCVSFDPANDTPERLRAYGATYMGSDSKSAFSHWDFAVPDEATVDKMAQYFDVGLTRDGDSITHTLSTTLVGADGKVVQFYPGNDWTVDQVLGDVKHAAGA; encoded by the coding sequence GTGATTCGCCGATTGCTCACTTCCAGTTTTCTGGCTGCTGCCATCCTTTCCGGCTGCCATAGCACGCCGCGGCCCGATGCCCCGTCCGCTGCAACTGACCCGCGTTTCAAGGTGTACAAGATGCGGGGCAAAGTCATGTCGGTCAATGTGGCGAAGAGCGAAGTTACGGTCAACCACGAAGCCATTCCTGGTTTCATGGAAGCAATGACGATGCCCTACAAGGTGAAGGACCCGAATGTGGTGACCGAGCTTCACGGCGGGGACGTCATCACGGCGGACGTGCTCGTATCACAGGATCCAGATGCCGATGTGCTGCTCGATCACATTGTGGTGGTTGGGCAGGGAAAGCCCGATTACAAGCCGAAGGTGCAATACCACGTGCCGGCGCCGGGCGACCAGGTTCCGGATTTCAAGCTGCGCAACCAGGATGGCCGGGCCATATCGCTCAGCCAGTTTCGGGGCAAGCAACTGCTGATCACCTTCATCTACACGCGTTGTCCGCTGCCTGATTTCTGCCCACGCGTGACGCGCGAGTTCGCGCAGATCAATCGGCAATTGCAGGCGGATCCGTCTCTGTACAACAAGACCCATCTACTGTGCGTCAGCTTCGATCCCGCAAACGACACGCCGGAGCGTTTACGTGCCTACGGGGCGACCTACATGGGCAGCGACTCCAAGAGCGCCTTTTCGCATTGGGACTTCGCTGTTCCCGACGAAGCAACAGTGGACAAAATGGCGCAATATTTTGACGTAGGGCTGACCCGCGACGGCGATTCAATTACGCACACCCTTTCCACCACGCTGGTCGGTGCGGATGGAAAGGTCGTCCAGTTTTATCCGGGAAACGACTGGACGGTGGATCAGGTCCTTGGCGATGTAAAACACGCGGCAGGTGCTTGA
- a CDS encoding polysaccharide biosynthesis protein: MRPRILLSVPHMGGRELAYVAGAFVTNWLSTVGPDVDAFEKEMEQRIDVPTVALSSGTAALHLGLRLMGVQAGDEVFCPTLTFAATCNPVWHLGALPVFLDSERTTWNLDPNVLEEALKEKARAGKLPRAVIVVHQYGQCADMDPILELCGRYEIPVLEDAAQALGGTYKGHAAGTMGAAGVFSFNGNKIITTAGGGMLVSSSREWVDKARYWSQQSRDARRAYQHSEIGFNYRMSNVLAAIGRGQLQVLDERIKQRRAIAFRYRDAFADLPGMSFMPQGPNGIHTNWLSCFLIDPDFGCSRDELIARLDAANVEARPVWRPMHMQPFHSDCERFGGAVAEDLFRRGICLPSSSSLSLDDQLYVISVIRDAAGAAAWETAGAKTSPVDLSDEGASKNNITSAEDNSVLRSVCGRVVLVTGAAGSIGSELCRQIAQFAPAAIVGFDIAESGLFELELQMREAFPAITFHAEIGSVQNAARLDELMNRYRPAAVYHAAAYKHVPLMESHPFEAVENNVFGTYSLGLAAMAHGVENFVLISSDKAVRPTSVMGVTKRIAELVLLNMQSGTTKFVAVRFGNVMDSTGSVMPIFRRQIARGGPVTVTDPEMTRFFMTVAEAGRLVLQAGATAGAGQICVLEIGQAVRIVDLAIQMIRKAGFTPGKDIAIEFTGRRPGEKLSEEMASYLEDTESTTYENIRVLNTLAVNHEELNGRIDALRSICNRRDASGLVQVLSEIVPEYSPSGELLRFS; this comes from the coding sequence ATGAGACCACGCATTCTGCTATCGGTTCCCCATATGGGCGGCCGAGAACTTGCCTATGTGGCCGGAGCGTTCGTGACCAACTGGCTTTCGACCGTCGGACCGGACGTAGATGCCTTTGAGAAGGAAATGGAGCAGCGGATCGATGTGCCGACCGTTGCCCTTTCTAGCGGGACGGCCGCGCTGCATCTCGGCTTGCGATTGATGGGAGTGCAGGCGGGAGATGAGGTGTTCTGCCCGACCCTGACGTTTGCCGCTACGTGTAATCCGGTGTGGCACCTGGGGGCACTTCCGGTGTTTCTCGATAGCGAGCGAACCACGTGGAATCTTGATCCGAATGTTCTGGAGGAGGCGCTCAAGGAGAAGGCGAGGGCAGGGAAGCTGCCCCGCGCTGTGATTGTTGTTCATCAGTATGGCCAGTGCGCGGATATGGACCCGATCCTGGAACTGTGCGGCCGATACGAGATTCCGGTACTTGAAGATGCGGCGCAGGCCCTGGGAGGAACTTATAAGGGCCACGCCGCGGGGACGATGGGCGCGGCAGGCGTCTTCTCGTTCAATGGAAACAAGATCATCACAACGGCGGGTGGTGGCATGCTGGTCTCTTCCAGTCGGGAGTGGGTAGACAAGGCGCGCTATTGGTCGCAGCAGTCGCGCGATGCTCGGCGTGCCTACCAGCACTCGGAGATCGGATTCAATTATCGCATGAGCAATGTGCTTGCGGCGATTGGGCGCGGGCAGTTGCAGGTGCTGGATGAGCGGATTAAGCAGCGCCGGGCGATCGCGTTTCGCTATCGCGACGCATTTGCTGATCTGCCTGGCATGAGCTTCATGCCGCAGGGTCCCAACGGGATTCATACGAACTGGCTTAGCTGCTTTCTGATTGACCCCGACTTCGGGTGCTCGCGCGACGAACTGATTGCCAGGCTAGATGCAGCGAATGTTGAAGCGCGGCCGGTGTGGAGACCAATGCACATGCAGCCCTTTCACTCTGATTGCGAGCGATTCGGAGGGGCTGTCGCTGAGGACCTGTTTCGGCGCGGAATATGCCTGCCCAGCTCGAGCAGTCTTTCTCTCGATGATCAGCTCTACGTGATCAGCGTGATTCGTGATGCTGCGGGAGCGGCTGCCTGGGAGACTGCTGGCGCAAAGACGAGTCCTGTCGATCTGTCTGACGAAGGCGCCTCGAAGAACAACATCACATCGGCCGAGGACAATTCGGTACTCCGCAGCGTTTGCGGACGCGTGGTACTTGTGACCGGAGCTGCGGGCTCCATTGGATCGGAGCTGTGCCGGCAAATTGCGCAGTTTGCCCCTGCAGCAATCGTCGGCTTCGATATTGCCGAGTCTGGCCTGTTCGAGCTTGAGTTGCAGATGCGCGAAGCGTTCCCGGCGATCACGTTCCATGCGGAGATCGGCAGCGTCCAGAATGCCGCAAGGCTGGATGAGCTGATGAACCGCTACAGACCCGCGGCTGTCTATCACGCTGCAGCATACAAGCACGTTCCGCTGATGGAGAGCCATCCGTTTGAAGCCGTCGAAAACAATGTTTTCGGGACCTATAGTCTCGGTCTTGCGGCGATGGCGCACGGAGTGGAGAACTTCGTGCTGATCTCGTCAGATAAGGCGGTGCGCCCCACGAGCGTCATGGGGGTGACGAAGCGGATTGCTGAGCTGGTACTGCTGAACATGCAGAGCGGAACGACGAAGTTTGTAGCGGTGCGCTTCGGGAATGTGATGGACTCGACAGGCAGCGTGATGCCGATCTTCCGCAGGCAGATCGCGCGAGGGGGACCGGTCACCGTGACGGATCCCGAGATGACGCGATTCTTTATGACTGTCGCTGAGGCCGGACGTCTGGTTCTTCAGGCGGGGGCGACCGCGGGAGCGGGCCAGATATGCGTGCTCGAAATTGGACAAGCTGTCAGGATCGTCGATCTGGCGATCCAGATGATACGCAAGGCGGGTTTCACGCCGGGCAAGGACATCGCGATTGAATTCACGGGCAGGCGGCCGGGTGAGAAACTCAGCGAGGAGATGGCGTCCTACCTGGAAGACACAGAATCTACAACGTATGAGAATATCCGCGTGCTGAATACGCTTGCCGTTAACCACGAGGAACTCAACGGACGAATCGACGCCCTGCGTAGCATCTGCAACAGGCGTGACGCTTCAGGGTTGGTTCAGGTGTTGAGCGAGATTGTTCCGGAATATTCGCCGAGTGGCGAGCTGCTGCGGTTCAGTTGA
- a CDS encoding IclR family transcriptional regulator encodes MRDSAPTGTYKVQALDRAFAVLDLLGESDTPLGLAQVASSLQLHKSTAHRFLMVLERHHMVERTSSGKFRLGLRLFDFGNKAIEQYDLRERAQPHLRRLVAETEETAHLCILEQARVIYIDKIEPARSVRMITRIGASNPVHCTSVGKAILAFLPEDRTADIIRRTRFERFTHRTIATAEALRAEIEKTRRRGYAVDDEELEEGLRCIAVPVLDAQRQPVAAVSISGPSFRVTAQKLPSIANHLLQCVRGISADMGFISTNRAVRPAAWTA; translated from the coding sequence ATGCGAGACTCTGCCCCCACAGGTACTTATAAAGTTCAAGCCCTTGATCGGGCATTTGCCGTCCTTGATCTTCTTGGCGAAAGCGATACACCACTCGGACTCGCGCAGGTAGCTTCTTCGTTGCAACTCCATAAGAGCACTGCCCATAGATTCCTGATGGTTCTGGAGCGCCACCACATGGTCGAGCGTACCAGCAGTGGAAAATTCCGCCTCGGTCTGCGTCTCTTTGACTTCGGCAACAAGGCGATTGAGCAGTATGACCTCCGGGAGCGCGCACAGCCCCACCTGCGCCGGCTAGTTGCAGAGACCGAAGAGACCGCCCACCTCTGCATCCTCGAGCAGGCGCGGGTCATTTACATCGACAAAATCGAGCCTGCGCGGTCTGTGCGTATGATTACGCGCATCGGCGCCAGCAATCCAGTGCACTGTACTTCCGTAGGCAAGGCTATCCTGGCGTTCCTACCGGAAGACCGAACCGCCGACATCATCCGCCGCACCCGCTTCGAGCGCTTTACCCACCGCACAATCGCCACTGCTGAGGCCCTGCGGGCGGAGATCGAAAAGACCCGACGCCGTGGATACGCTGTGGATGATGAGGAGTTGGAAGAGGGGCTGCGCTGCATCGCCGTGCCGGTGCTCGATGCCCAGCGACAGCCTGTGGCCGCCGTGAGCATATCTGGGCCGTCGTTCCGGGTAACGGCGCAGAAGCTTCCGTCCATCGCCAACCACCTGCTGCAGTGTGTACGTGGAATTTCCGCCGATATGGGCTTCATCTCTACCAACCGCGCCGTTCGCCCGGCCGCATGGACGGCCTGA
- a CDS encoding ABC transporter ATP-binding protein, producing the protein MGMRAERSAQGRGARVGNADLPKRKPEFKKLWPQIKLLVAPRKGLLFLGLILMGINRVAGLAMPYYSKQLLDKALNLAHPDPRFLRRIIEIVVLATVVQAITSFSLTQLLSKAGQRLIAEMRRQVQKHVGLLPVAYYDENRTGTLVARIMTDVEGVRNLVGTGLVEFVGGLVTASLVFVYLLLRSTTVTLTVFAVVGAFVFVLQYAFKTIRPIFRERGKINAEVTGRLTESLGGVRVIKGYNAEDREATVFSGGVERLLQNVMKSLTMTSVLGSASTTVLGLVSGIVMWLGGHSVLTGHWTLGDYFQYNIFLAFMIAPLFQIVNIGTQLTEAFAGLDRTNEILAELEENQVPGRTTKMLPIDGRVRFEDVEFAYEPEKPVLHGISFRAEPGTVTALVGSSGSGKSTIISLLCAFHTPTKGRVVVDDTDLAQVDLNSYRSQLGVVLQDSFLFDGSIRENIMFSRPDATEEQFLSACRTARVDEFAERFPEAYDTIVGERGVKLSGGQRQRLSIARALLAAPRILILDEATSSLDSESEAMIQAGLNQLMQGRTTFVIAHRLSTIRRAEQILVVEQGRIVERGNHAELFALGGRYYDLYTRQHGLEANLFLAPGEGDTVPA; encoded by the coding sequence ATGGGCATGCGCGCCGAGCGCAGTGCTCAGGGGCGCGGCGCCCGCGTTGGCAATGCTGATCTACCAAAGCGCAAACCAGAGTTTAAAAAGCTGTGGCCGCAGATCAAGTTACTGGTTGCGCCGCGCAAAGGCCTGCTGTTCCTGGGGCTTATTCTCATGGGCATCAATCGAGTGGCCGGCCTGGCCATGCCTTACTACAGTAAGCAACTGCTCGATAAGGCGCTCAACCTAGCGCATCCCGATCCCAGGTTCCTGCGCCGCATCATCGAGATTGTAGTGCTGGCGACAGTGGTGCAGGCGATTACGTCGTTCTCGCTCACGCAACTACTTTCGAAGGCAGGTCAGCGTCTGATTGCCGAGATGCGACGCCAGGTGCAAAAGCACGTAGGCCTCCTACCGGTGGCGTACTACGACGAGAACAGAACCGGTACCCTCGTGGCGCGCATCATGACCGACGTAGAGGGCGTGCGCAACCTCGTCGGTACCGGCCTCGTGGAGTTCGTCGGTGGCCTGGTTACCGCCAGCCTCGTCTTCGTCTATCTTCTGCTTCGTAGCACTACAGTTACGCTCACTGTGTTTGCAGTGGTCGGCGCGTTTGTGTTCGTGCTGCAATACGCGTTCAAAACCATTCGCCCCATCTTTCGCGAGCGCGGCAAAATCAATGCCGAGGTCACTGGCCGCCTCACCGAATCGCTGGGCGGCGTGCGCGTAATCAAGGGCTACAACGCCGAGGATCGAGAGGCCACCGTCTTCTCCGGCGGTGTCGAGCGCCTTCTTCAGAACGTGATGAAGTCGCTGACGATGACAAGCGTGCTTGGATCGGCTTCCACAACTGTGCTGGGTCTGGTCTCCGGCATTGTGATGTGGCTTGGCGGCCACAGTGTCCTGACCGGCCACTGGACCCTGGGCGACTACTTCCAATACAACATCTTCCTCGCGTTCATGATCGCGCCGCTTTTCCAGATCGTGAATATCGGTACGCAGTTAACTGAGGCGTTCGCAGGTCTTGACCGCACCAACGAGATCCTCGCGGAACTTGAAGAGAACCAGGTCCCCGGGCGCACCACCAAGATGCTGCCAATCGACGGCCGCGTGCGCTTTGAAGACGTCGAATTCGCCTACGAGCCTGAAAAGCCAGTGCTCCACGGCATCAGCTTCCGCGCGGAGCCTGGCACCGTGACGGCCCTGGTGGGATCCTCGGGTTCAGGCAAGTCCACCATCATCAGCCTGCTTTGCGCATTCCATACCCCGACGAAGGGGCGCGTAGTTGTCGACGATACGGATCTGGCGCAGGTCGATCTCAATTCGTATCGATCACAGCTCGGCGTCGTTTTGCAGGATTCGTTTCTCTTCGACGGAAGCATCCGCGAAAACATCATGTTCTCCCGGCCCGACGCCACCGAGGAGCAATTTCTTTCCGCATGCCGTACGGCGCGAGTTGACGAGTTTGCCGAACGCTTCCCCGAGGCCTATGACACCATTGTGGGCGAGCGCGGGGTGAAGCTCTCTGGTGGTCAGCGCCAACGCCTGTCGATTGCGCGCGCGCTTCTAGCGGCGCCGAGAATCCTTATACTGGATGAAGCGACGAGTTCGCTCGATTCCGAGTCCGAAGCCATGATCCAGGCGGGCTTGAACCAGCTCATGCAGGGCCGGACCACATTTGTCATCGCGCACCGGCTTTCCACGATTCGCAGGGCCGAGCAAATCCTAGTCGTGGAGCAGGGCAGGATCGTGGAGCGCGGAAACCATGCCGAGCTGTTTGCGCTCGGTGGCCGTTACTACGACCTGTACACCCGACAGCATGGGCTCGAGGCGAATCTGTTCCTTGCCCCCGGCGAGGGCGACACAGTCCCGGCCTGA